The Bacteroidota bacterium DNA segment GCCTGAACATAAGCCTGCAGTCCGGTTTCAATGGCTCTGACAGGTTGCCCCAGCTTCAGCCACACGTTGGCAATATTCTTGAGGGTTCCGGCTTGCCTTCCCGTGGCGTGGATATGCTCCATTACCGCCAGGGCCGAATCGTAATACATCAGAGCATTCGGGTATTGGCCCATTTTATAATATATCAAACCGTAGTTGTTGAGCCCCACCGCCAAATCATTAAGGTTTTTTGCTTTCCAGGAAATCATGACGGAGCGCTCTGCATAATATAAAGCACTGTCGAATATTTCCTGCATCAGGTAAATATTGCTGATGTTCCCAAGAACAGAATACAGCAGGGATGAATCAGTCATATCACGGCAATAGGCGTATGCTTTGAAATAACACTTTAGAGCGGCCTCAAGGCTGTCGCTATTCATGTAAGTATTGCCGATATTATTGTAGTCAGATGCAATCAATCGAATATCCCCGCTTTGTCTGTCTATCTCAAGTGATCGGATGAAATAATTCAATCCTGAACGATAATCACCCATTTGGGAATAAATGATCCCGATGTTTGCATACAAATCCGAAACACCGGCAGAATCCCCGGTCTCACGCATGAACATCAGAGCCTGGGAATAATAACCCAGGGCATTGGGGTACTCTCCCTTTACCAGGGCAGAAGTTCCCATCAGATGCTTTGCCCTGGCCAGTCCGCGTGAATAGCCCAGTTCATCTGAAAGTTTCTCTGCCTGCAGGGCCAATGCATAAGTTGAGTCAGGATAGGAGAAGACAACCTGCCTTGCGTTATTTAAAATGGAGTTTATCCTTATCGTATCGTTGGAATTGACCGCTGTGGTTTCATTGGGTAAAGCGGCATTAAGGAAGGCGGAGGAGCCTGTCCATACGAAAATTATGAAAAAAACTATCCTATTCCGCATGGGTTAAATTTTACGGAAAGATAGGGGTTTTTGAACCACAATAGACACTTAGGACACATTAGTTTTTGCAGTTCTCATTAAATGCTAATTTATTAATACTCTATGAACCTGCATCTTTTCAGTCATATGGATGCTAACAAAATAAATCCCCGAAGGCAAACCAAGCGTTTCCTGCTGATTGTGACTTCCGGTCAATGTGAACCTCAGCAACTCCCTTCCTGAAATATCCGTCACAGAAGCCTCTCCCCTTTCACCATCCGGATTCAGGATATAGATGATGTCATTGTAATGAAATACCTGCAAAGGATGCATCATTACCGCGTCTTCTATCCCGGTTATATCCTTAAAATGCAGGAAGAAACGGCCCGTTCCGCTTTCATCCACCCAGGTGGTGTAACGCTCATTTTTCAGGTTGGTGAAGGTGTTTGTCTGGCGGTCTTCAAGGAAGAGGGGGATGCTTTCCAATTGCATTGTCTCGGCTGCAAACTCAATCTGCCGGGCCTCCGGAACATCTATACCAACATTGACAACTATGGATTCTATGTTTTCCGGGGGCAGGGCCTGTATGGCAAAATCAACACCATTGTCTTCGATAAGCCGGGTATAGAGAGCGAGTTCAGGATTTCCCTTCATTTTTCCGACATCGTAGGATGGATCCAGGCCGGGCGTCATACCTGAAACTAATAAAATCTCAGTTTTGTTATATTGTTCTCCGGTACTTGCATATAATCGCAAGCCCGGGTGATCGCTTTCAGTTTCATTTTTATAATAGGCGGATGTACCGTGTTTACGTATGCTCGTATTGAAATTCAGTGTTGCCCCGTTACTGGCGGCCATAACCATAAAACCCTGGCCGGGTGAGGCGTAGAATGCAGCATCAGCGTTTGCAACCGCATCGTAATCGGCATTGCTTTTCCCGTCCCAGCCGGCGCTTTCATCCCAAAGGTAAATGGCTTCATATGAATCATTCAATGCAGCAGTATTTTGTGTCAGGAAATTATTGGTAGCATCTGCTCCGGTGTTAATGGCAATCGTTGAGCTGAAAGGATTACCAACAAGATTGGCACCCTCAAATGAACCTCCGGTTTTGGTGAGATTAATGCTCTGATTGGAAGTATGGAGGGGACCGGATAAGGTAATGGTTTTATCTGTAGTCACATAATTTACTGCATATCCTTTGCAATCCGTAAAACCTTCTTCGTCCATTAACGTATTGGTTCCGCTGCCATCCGCCCCATTCAGAATATCTATCCAGTAACCGGTATAAGAACCTGATGTATAGCTCTCTTCCCAGCGGTAGAATTGGTTGGATGAACTTCCGGGTGTCCCCAGCCCAAGATTTAATGCATCAAAATTTCCGCTGGTATTCACAGGATCTGAAATATAATGCCATCTGTCGTGGGTAAGAAAGCGCTCAGCTTTAATACTTCCGTCGACTGTCCCGGTTAAGATCAGTGATCCCGTGCCTGTAGCATCCGATTCAAGGGTAAAATCACCTGGGCTGCTCAGGATATTATTATAAAGGTTATGTCCGATAGACAACTGGCCACCGGGTTCCAGATCAAGGGAAGAGAGCGGGAGCATATACAACGACTTTGTTATGGTAAGTTTGTTCCCCGGATAAATATTCGTATGGCCTATATTAAATACCGAACCATGAATGGTATGTGAACCCGAATAATTAAAGGTGAGGTCAACTCCGCTTCCTACCACCAGGTGATTACATGCAATGGCTGCACCAATGGTCGGATCACTCCCGCTTTGATTATGCACACCCACGTTATCTGTTGAAGTTGGTACACTCTCCCGGCTCCAGTTTGCGGCTGTGCTCCAATTGCTGGATGAGGTGTTGAGCCAGGTGTTGAAGGCGGTGGAGGTGGTCCAGGCGGGGCTATTCGTCAATGTCGCATCATTTGTGTTGCTAGTCAAATCCTGTAAAGCACTTCCTGAGTAATTGTCAAAGGTATAATAAGCAACCAGCCCTGCTTCATCGCCTTCCAGAGTTTTACACATGTTATCCCGGATCTCTTCTTCTGTGCGGACATCCGACCAAATACGAAGTTCGTCAAGCTTTCCATTGAAATATTGTTCATATCCATCTCGTTTCGCAATAATTATATTCCTGGATAAAATACTTAAACTAACATTGGTAGAACCGCTCAGAACTCCATCAAAATAAAGATAAGCGGTTGTGCCATTATAGACGCCAGCTATATGGTGCCAGTTGTTATCATTCACTCCAAGCCATATTTCTGCTATACCACTCCCATTTCCAATACCGAAAATTATCGCAAGACTATTTGCAATTGTTAAAAAAAACCAATTACTAGAAACATCTCTTCCATTATCTATAATTCCGTTAAAAGTTGATGTTGTTCCATCCATCTGCATCCAAAACTCAACAGTAAAATTTGAATTTTGAAGAGAAGCATTTGCCGGAATGGTTCCGTAATGTGATGATCCGTTAAAATCCAGGCAGTATTTCGGTCCGAAAAAAGCCGGGGAAGCTGACCACTCATTGCCATTCATGTTTGTTAATGTACCATTAAGATTGTTGGAAGTAACATCATCCAGTGAGGTTCCGCTGGATTCATTAAAGTTATAATATGCAACCAGGCCGCTCTCTGAACCGGTAAATTCCTGGTACATTCCTGCCTGAATTTGTTCCTCCGTTTTTACAAAATCCCAAACCCGTACCTCATCGATCTTACCATTCCAGTAATATTGTGATACCCAAGGGTAAACACCTATTTTAAAAGACCCTGCATTTGCAATGGTACCTGAAAATGTTGAAGGCTGTGATCCGACATTTTTACCGTTTATATATAGGATAATACTACCTCCACTGGTCCAGGTCATGGCCACATGCTGCCATAATCCGGTTGTCAGGGTTCCTGCCTGTATATATTTTTGTATACCGCTTGCATCCCAGACTGACCCATATAATAATGTACCCGATGTTTCAAGGTCGAAAGCGGTTGAAGCCGGCAGCCATTCTACATTTGATTTTCCCATAATGGTGTGCGGTGCGGTTAAATCATCAGGGTAGATCCAGGCTTCAATTGTAAATGAAGTGAAATCAAAAACATCATCATCTGCAACCTCCACGTAATCATTTGCCCCATCAAAATCCAACGCGTTGTTCTGCGCCATCAAATGGGTGTTCAAACCAATAAACAATAGAATCAATAAAAAGACTTTGGCTTTCATAAGTATTGATTTTAATAAAATTTGAGATAAAAGACCTGAAGCCGGATACTTGCAACCTGTAACCTGCAGCGCAAAAAATTAAGTGAATAGCCATCCCCCATGGCATTTGGCTTAATGACTAATCTGGTTTGGCTTTCCGTCATAAAAGGAATCAGTATGTGACCCAAAAATATGAGAGAATAAAAATAGGTAATTTTGTGTGGCAAATCAAGAGAAAACTTTCATATATTATTAACATGAAATAAGGCTCCTAAATAACATTCCCAAGCAAGCATTATGTGAGGCAATTCTCCATTGAGTTTTTTACTTTAATCCGCTAACCAAACTACTCTGATTATTCTTGATAAATCAGGAAACGGGTAGTGATTAATTTATTAATCTATCCACAATAGTCACAATAAAACACAGTAATAGACTTAAAAAACTAATGTGTGCTATTGTGACTATTGTGGTGAAATACAATCACTAATACGTCACCAACACCTTACGGCTCACAACTCCCTCGCTTGCCCGGAAACACACCACATACAAGCCTCCGGGAAGGTTATGGGAATAGCTTTGTTCAGATTCTCCATCCAAAATGCCCGATAACACAGGTTTGCAGGTCATATCGAATACGGCAAACTGCCCGGTAAGCTGTTCAGGATTGCTTATATGCAACGTATTACCACCGTTCCAGGCTAAAATATTTATAACCGAACCGGTAAACTGTTTTTCTCCGATCCCCACCGTGCTGAAATGCAGCAGGAAGCGCCCGGGATCATCGCCTTCGGTTGCGGTAAAGCTGTAAATGGGTTCATTGGTCAGGTTATGGGTAGTCTGGGTTTGGAGGTCGGTTAAGAAAACCGGAAGATCAGGATCAAGATCATCCGTTCCTTCAATCCGGATGTAAAATTGTGTTCCCTCATTTTTTATAAAATATAAGGGAATCTGTATGCTTTCACTAAGCTCCGGCAGACCGTTGGTCGATACTGCCTTCCCTTCGGTTTGCGTATAAAACTGAGGTGCATACCCCGGCAGATACCAGCAATCATAAGCAATATCATAACTCTGGCTTGCTTCAGGTATAAAACGGATCACCGTTTCCTGGGTAGTATGGTACTCAACATCATGAACCGTAAGCTTTAACGTGTTGACTCCTGTTGATTTATACCAAACATCCGTTTCATGACTTCTTAATGCCTTCGGGATGATCAGGCTTCCTGTCTGGTTTTCTGCCACATACACCATAAACCCTTGCATTGGCGGGATCATCTCTCCATTATCTATATCCGTATAGGAAGCGCTGCTTTCCTGCCAGATCTTTGCCGTGCTGCCTATATTCTGCTGCTGCCAATTGAGATCCCATTCAATGTCCCATGTCCAAATAACACCACACGGAAATGGATTTCCCAGCAAATGCCACCCTCTGTTCTCCGAAGTAAGGGTGTGTGTGAGGTTAGTGATGCTTACATTGGAATTATTCCAGGTTCCGCTGAATGACTTGGTCTGATCTGATCCGTAAGCCACCAGATATCCCTTTCCCACCGTGAAGGTGCTTTCAAAACTGCTGTTCCAGCTTCCATCTCCGGCCTTGGTGTTGATCCAGTAATTCGTGGGTTCATCCCAACTGTAAAAGTCCTCATTTACTGTGGGGGGATCGGATACAAAACCCGGCTGAATGGCCTGAGCTGAAACGGGAGAAGAAAGAAAATGCCAGCCATGATTAGCATCGGTCCATTGTGCAATATAGCGCTGAATTTCATAACTTCCGGATCCTGAATACGTACCGTCAGCAACAACGGAACCTGTTCCTGATGATGTACTTTCCAGAAGGAAAGTTCCCTCATTGACAATACCACTGTATATGTCGATCATCCCTCCCGGCCTGACCGTTAAAGTTTTTCCTGAGGTAATAACCGCCTTATCAACACGCATTCCACAATTGTCGGGTATATCAAAATCTGAGTTTACCAGAAAGTTTTCATCCACATCCAATGGATTGGAAAAGGTAATATCCGCACTGGCGCCTATCACCAGGTTCCGGCATTCGATGTTCCAGTCATAGGATGGTTGTACCGAGGCCCCCCCGTAATAATAAACCCCGGTGTTATGGCCGGTTGTGGGGTATGATCCGAGGCTCCAGTTGGAGGTGGTACGCCAGTTGCTGTTGGTTGTATTCAACCAGGTGTTGAAGGCGGAAGAAGCTGTCCAGGATGGAATGGTATAAGAACCTCCACCACTTCCCTGCCAGGTGCCGTCAATATCATTACCCGAGATATCCTGCAGGCTTGTCCCGGTAACATTATCAAATGTATAATAAGCAGCCAGGTTGCTTTCCTGGGTTACATCGAGCATCCGGCACATATTTTCACGAAGCTCCAATGGTGTTCTTACATCATTCCATATCCTGAGTTCATCAATGGAACCATTCATCAGACGGCCACCCGGTTCACCGGGTGAATCCCCGATCCTTGGATTTTGTGAAGAGGACAAGATCGATGTCGAATGGCTCGAGGAATACACTTCAACACCGTTAACATAAAGCCGGACATCAGATCCGTCGTAAGTAGCTGCGACATGCTGCCAGGTATTCAACGTCAATACCCCGGTGGCAATAGTGACTGCCCAGTTATAACCCCCTGAATACGACATCGTAAAATCAAGGTCACCTCCAGCCCCTCCAAACCGGAATACATAACCCTCACTGTTCGCTCCCCCCCAATAATCATTTCCGATGATCGTGTTCTTAAAATATTCATCCTTGAAATCAGTCGGGTATATCCAGGCTTCAATTGAAATATTGGTACCGGTAATATTTAATGCACTTTCTAATGCTACGTAGTCGTCAGTCCCATCAAAACCCAGGCACTGCTTTGGCCCGAAAAGTGCCGGGGATGTCTGCCATTCATTACCGCTCATATTTGTGAGGGTACCATTAAAACTCCCTTTCGTGTCAATTGCAGTAGTTCCGGTGGTCTCGTTAAGCTTATAGTAAGCGACAAGATCCGAACCCGGACTGATGATCTCCCGGTACATGTTCTGCCGGATCTCATCCTGGGTCCTGGCATCGTTCCATATCCTTACTTCATCCATCAATCCGTCAAAATATCTTTCGGTGCCCGATCCACCAATTTCCATAGTACTCATACCATTGGTAATATTCCCGGTATGGGCAACGGTTTTCTCCAGGATACCATTCACATATATTCTCAGATTCGATCCATCATAGGTACCTGCAATGTGATACCATTTGTTTACTAGCATTTGAGTTGTGCCGGTGCATTTTTTATTTCCGGAGCCTGTCGTAACTACAAATTGGGGAATATCATTGTCTTCCAGTTCGCCAGGATGGCTATCCCCAATCCTGAGTAAGGATGAAGCATCGTTGTGCCCGGCAACATTTGATATCCTGGCATCCGGAACCGGATCATTGAATGAATGCGGATAAACCCAGGCTTCTATTGTGATTCCTGAAAATCCATTGGAACTTAAGCCTGTAATGCTTATATAATCATTATCGCCGGCAAAGTCGAGTAAGTTGTTCTGTGCCATGGAATTAATCCCTAAAATCCAAAGCAAAACAATTGACAATAATATTTTAGTCTTCATTCTATATTATGTTTAAGTATATAAAAATTGTAAAACCCTTAGGATAAAAGTTAACACGATACACCCAGGACAGGGCAATGCAGAAAATAGCTTAATGACTGATCTGGCTTGGCTTTCTGTCATTTAATTAATCACAATTGACCCAATTATATGAAGTTATAAAAATATATCATTTTTTAGATTAAATCAAGATTTTTTTCATGGAATAGACTCTTTCAATAAGCCAAAAATTTCAAATAAAACTTTCTATTGCATTTCTGCTTAATCAGTAAAGACAGCCAACTCTATAAATAAGAACCAGAAAAATAACGTATAATGCAATCTAATGTGTACTACTGTGACTATTGTGGTAAAAAAACCTTAAACCAATCCCATAGTATTTATAACTTTGGCAAGATTGGTAAATCTTAACAACATTTGGGATCAAAAGAAAAATCTCAGAGTATGCTTAAAAGATTGTTGCACCTGTTAACCTTACTGCTTTTTGCTGGCATTCAAACGATTACATCTCAGAACAACACAGATGAAAGGCTATTCAGCCAACTTGATTCCCTGGAAGGGGAAGAGTTCAGGAAGAGTGTTGCTATTGTTCTTGACTCCATTTCCAGAATACCCGATTATCAATCTAAAAAAGCATACGTTAATTCTATCTTTACTATAACAGCTCAAAAGGATGAAATTGCACATATCCAGTCGTTGGTGCATACCGCCAGACTTACCGGCTCTTCCTCCAAAAAGCTTTTTGACAAGGCCTATCAAATTGCTTTCAAGCATAATCGTATCGACGATATGTGCCTTGTAGAACATGCCAGGGGATTGCATTATATAGCAGAAAAAAAGTTCGACTCCGCTATGATCCATATTCTCAGGTACCGGGATATGACCCCGGAAGATACTAAAGGCGAAGGCTACAGAAATATCATTAACCTCCTGGGAGATATTTATTACTATGCCGGATTGTATAACCAGGCAAGGGATATTTATTTTAACTTATACACACAATATAAAACAGATAATATCTGGAACTTCTACAGGCCATACGTTATGATGAACAATCTCGGACAAATTGCCCTGTACTCCGGCGATATGTCTGAAGCAAAAAAATGGTTTATCCAATCGCTTGAACGGGCAGACCAATATCTGCATACTTCCTACCGCAATAATACAATGGCCTATACGAGAATCAAACTTGCCGAAACAGAACTGGAATCGGGGAATCTGGACAGTGCCCGGATGCTGCTTGACGAAGTTGACAAATATCCTGAAACTACCCTTCATGAAGATGTTTTTCAGGAATATCTTTTCTGCAAAACAAAAATGCTGCTTGCTCAGGGAAAAGCAAACGAAGCCTTTAACACAGCCCATCTGCTGAAACCATCCGACTCTGTGTCATTTAACCAATATCGTTTTATTCCTGACATATATCTGCTGCTTTCGGATATTTACCTCCAGCAAAATGATTCTGCTTTGGCCTTTACGCATCTGCAGAAATATCAGAAAATCTCCGACTCCCTGCATAAAAGCGAAAACATCGCACAGTCAATGATTATCCTTGCCAACCGGAACCATGAACTTACCCGGAACGAACTGAAGTCAACAAAACAACGAAACCGGACACTCTACGGTGGACTGGTGGTTCTTTTAACCGTACTTCTCATTGTACTGTTCCAATACAGAAGCTTGTACCGGTCCAAACTTAAACTGGTCAGAAAATCGATGGAGAATATTGGTGGTTTTGATTTACCTGAATTGAAAAAGGAAGCAGAACAATTACAAAACCATACAAATGAAACTGATTTACAAGAACAAAGAAAACTAATCAATAGGTTACGGGAATACATGGAATCCCAAAAACCATATTTGGATCCCGGGCTTAATATCCAGGAAACGGCAAAACAATTAACCACCAACCGGACTTACTTATCACGAGCCATCAATACTCAACTGGGAACAACTTTTCCTAACTTCATCAACAACTACCGTATCCAGGAAGCCATCCGTCTCATCACGACCGGGTTTACCAAAAACCACACTCAGGAAGCACTCGCCAAAAGATCGGGCTTTGCCAGCCGCACAGTCTTTACCTCCGCCTTTAAAAAAATCACCGGAGTAGTACCCTCGTTCTTTATTGCAAAGTATAAAGATGTTGAGAGGGAAGGGTGAAAAATGGGGGCTGTGAGGCTGGGAGGCTGGGAGGCTGGGGGGCTGTGGATTTATCAGTGGGATATGGTATAATTATTAAAAAAGGTTACATAGGGTTCCCAGTCCCCAGCACCCCAGTCCCCAGTTTCCATTCCCCCTATACTTGCATCCTTTTTCATATTCCTTATCTTTGCACAAACATCACTTCCATGTCAAACCGTAACCGTCAGATCATAAGGGCATCCTGGGTAGGGGTGTGGGGTAATGCCCTGCTGTCGGTATTAAAGATATCTGTAGGTTTGATCGCCGGCAGCCTTGCTGTTGTCGGGGATGGAATTGATTCAGCAGGTGATATTATCGCATCCGTTATCACCCTGCTTACTGCACGGCTGATGTCGCGCCCACCCAATATGAAGTTCCCGTATGGTTACGAAAAAGCCGATGCTCTCGCTTCCAAAGTGCTTTCGTTTATCATGTTCTTTGCCGGTGCGCAGTTGGGGATATCTGCGGTGAGTGGCCTTATCCGCGGTGTGGAAAGGGAGATGCCCGCAATGTTCGCAATCTATGCGACCCTGATCTCAATAGCAGGAAAACTGTTGCTCTCCTGGCATCAGCACAGAGCAGGCAAAAAACTCGACAGCCCCATGCTCGTTGCCAACGGCAGAAATATGCAAAATGATGTAATCATCTCCGGGGCTGTTCTTGCAGGCTTGTTTTTTACCTTTTTTCTGAAACTTCCTGTTATCGATTCCATAACTGCCATCCTGGTCAGCCTCTGGATCATGTATGCTGCCTATGGCATTTTCATGAAAACCAATCCTGAACTTCTCGACGGAGTGCACGATGAAAAAATCTACGACGATGTTTTCAGGGTGATATCCTCCATCAAAGGAGTATATAATCCGCACCGGGCCAGGATTCGCAAAGTGGGGAACCAGTTCGTCATCGCCATCGATATCGAGGTCGATGGCAATAAAACCGTACACGAAGCCCACGATATTGCCCGCCAGGTTGAAGATGCTCTTAAGTCTTCCATTGCTAATGTGTACGACATCCTTGTCCACGTCGAACCCTATGGCAATATTGAGAAAGACGAGAAATACGGTGTCTCGGGAAAGGATATCCACGGGATATCCTGAACATTTTCTCATCCCAACCCCCGAATTTTCCATTATTATTACCCCAAACTCACGCACGTTTCTTAATTTTGCAGGGTAAAGCAAAACCGGTGCATATGATCGTTTTTTATAAAATCAAACAAGACAGGTTTTATGTCGTGGATGCCGAACGTGGCCTGAAACCGCAGGATTACGATAAACTTCAATGGCTTTTCCACAACGGGGAAGTGATCCCTGAGGATATCCTGGAAGGTGTTTTCATCGGCCCCAGGAAGGAAATGGTCACTCCCTGGAGCACTAACGCGGTTGAGATCACCCAGAATATGGGCATCAAAGGAATCCGGAGAATAGAGGAATTCCACCTCGCCACGGAACAGCATCTTCATTACGATCCTATGCTTCAGGCCGTTTATCACGGTCTGTCCCAAAACGTCTTCACCATCGATAAAAAACCGGATCCTGTCATGTTCATCGAAAAACCCGGTGATTTCAATGCAAAGGAAGGACTGGCCCTCAGCGAAGAGGAGATTGCATACCTGGAAAACCTTTCCCGCAAGCTCGGCCGGCATCTTACTGACAGCGAGGTCTATGGTTTTGCCCAGGTCAACAGCGAACACTGCCGCCACAAGATCTTTAACGGCACCTTTATCATCGATGGCAAGGAGATGCCCGTCTCCCTGTTCGACCTCATCAAAATGACGTCCAAAGCCAATCACAACCGGCTGGTTTCCGCATACAAAGACAATGTTGCATTTTTTGAGGGCCCCGTCATCGAGCAGTTTGCTCCGGCCCGGCAGGATATTCCCGATTTCTTCATCATCCGTGATATTGAAACGGTATTATCACTTAAGGCTGAAACCCATAATTTCCCGACAACCGTAGAGCCTTTTTACGGTGCTTCCACCGGCAGCGGAGGCGAGATCCGCGACCGCATGGCAGGAGGCAAGGCCAGCATCCCGCTGGCAGGAACTGCTGTTTACATGACCTCCTATCCTCGTCTGGCAGATGGCCGCATGTGGGAAAAATACACGCATCCACGCCCCTGGTTATATCAGACACCGGAAAGCATCCTCATCAAAGCCTCCAACGGTGCCAGCGACTTTGGGAACAAATTCGGGCAACCCCTCATCTGCGGCAGCCTGCTTACCTTTGAACACGGCGACGGCGTGTGGTACGGCTACGATAAAGTGATTATGCTGGCCGGCGGCATTGGTTTTGCCAGGAAGTCGGACAGCATGAAAGCCAAACCCGAAAAGGGAGACCTTATCATCGTGCTTGGCGGCGACAATTACCGCATCGGGATGGGCGGAGGCGCCGTATCATCCGTTGATACCGGGCAATACAGCAATACCATTGAGCTTAATGCCGTTCAGCGCGCCAACCCTGAAATGCAGAAAAGAGTTGCCAACGCTATTCGTGCCCTGGCCGAATCGGAAGAAAATCCCATCATAGCCATCCACGACCATGGCGCCGGCGGCCACCTCAACTGCATCTCAGAACTGGTGGAGGAAACAGGTGGAACCGTCGATACGGATAAACTACCCATCGGCGACCCTACCCTCTCCGCACGCGAAATAGCAGGAAATGAAAGCCAGGAACGAATGGGCCTCATCCTGAACAAAAAAGATTTCAAACTGCTGAAAGACATCGCGGAACGCGAACGCGCCCCGCTCTATGAAGCCGGTAAAGTCACCGGCGACCATAAACTGGTCTTTAAACAGAAAGATGGCAACACACCGATTAACCTCAACCTCGATGACTTTTTCGGGAAACCGCCCCGCACCATCCTGGAAGACAAATCTTTTTCCAATACCTTCGATGAGCCTGCATATAAGCAGGAGGACTTCCTGAAATACCTCGAAAGCCTGCTGCAAATGGAAGCTGTGGCTTGTAAAGACTGGCTTACCAATAAAGTCGACCGCTCCGTGACCGGCAAGGTAGCCAAACAGCAATGCACCGGAACCATACAGCTACCTCTGAACAACGTGGGTGTGGCGGCCCTCGACTATCGC contains these protein-coding regions:
- a CDS encoding cation diffusion facilitator family transporter, which produces MSNRNRQIIRASWVGVWGNALLSVLKISVGLIAGSLAVVGDGIDSAGDIIASVITLLTARLMSRPPNMKFPYGYEKADALASKVLSFIMFFAGAQLGISAVSGLIRGVEREMPAMFAIYATLISIAGKLLLSWHQHRAGKKLDSPMLVANGRNMQNDVIISGAVLAGLFFTFFLKLPVIDSITAILVSLWIMYAAYGIFMKTNPELLDGVHDEKIYDDVFRVISSIKGVYNPHRARIRKVGNQFVIAIDIEVDGNKTVHEAHDIARQVEDALKSSIANVYDILVHVEPYGNIEKDEKYGVSGKDIHGIS
- a CDS encoding helix-turn-helix domain-containing protein; this translates as MLKRLLHLLTLLLFAGIQTITSQNNTDERLFSQLDSLEGEEFRKSVAIVLDSISRIPDYQSKKAYVNSIFTITAQKDEIAHIQSLVHTARLTGSSSKKLFDKAYQIAFKHNRIDDMCLVEHARGLHYIAEKKFDSAMIHILRYRDMTPEDTKGEGYRNIINLLGDIYYYAGLYNQARDIYFNLYTQYKTDNIWNFYRPYVMMNNLGQIALYSGDMSEAKKWFIQSLERADQYLHTSYRNNTMAYTRIKLAETELESGNLDSARMLLDEVDKYPETTLHEDVFQEYLFCKTKMLLAQGKANEAFNTAHLLKPSDSVSFNQYRFIPDIYLLLSDIYLQQNDSALAFTHLQKYQKISDSLHKSENIAQSMIILANRNHELTRNELKSTKQRNRTLYGGLVVLLTVLLIVLFQYRSLYRSKLKLVRKSMENIGGFDLPELKKEAEQLQNHTNETDLQEQRKLINRLREYMESQKPYLDPGLNIQETAKQLTTNRTYLSRAINTQLGTTFPNFINNYRIQEAIRLITTGFTKNHTQEALAKRSGFASRTVFTSAFKKITGVVPSFFIAKYKDVEREG
- the purL gene encoding phosphoribosylformylglycinamidine synthase encodes the protein MIVFYKIKQDRFYVVDAERGLKPQDYDKLQWLFHNGEVIPEDILEGVFIGPRKEMVTPWSTNAVEITQNMGIKGIRRIEEFHLATEQHLHYDPMLQAVYHGLSQNVFTIDKKPDPVMFIEKPGDFNAKEGLALSEEEIAYLENLSRKLGRHLTDSEVYGFAQVNSEHCRHKIFNGTFIIDGKEMPVSLFDLIKMTSKANHNRLVSAYKDNVAFFEGPVIEQFAPARQDIPDFFIIRDIETVLSLKAETHNFPTTVEPFYGASTGSGGEIRDRMAGGKASIPLAGTAVYMTSYPRLADGRMWEKYTHPRPWLYQTPESILIKASNGASDFGNKFGQPLICGSLLTFEHGDGVWYGYDKVIMLAGGIGFARKSDSMKAKPEKGDLIIVLGGDNYRIGMGGGAVSSVDTGQYSNTIELNAVQRANPEMQKRVANAIRALAESEENPIIAIHDHGAGGHLNCISELVEETGGTVDTDKLPIGDPTLSAREIAGNESQERMGLILNKKDFKLLKDIAERERAPLYEAGKVTGDHKLVFKQKDGNTPINLNLDDFFGKPPRTILEDKSFSNTFDEPAYKQEDFLKYLESLLQMEAVACKDWLTNKVDRSVTGKVAKQQCTGTIQLPLNNVGVAALDYRGVKGIATAIGHAPVAGLINPAAGSVLSVAEALTNLVWAPIEGGLQGVSLSANWMWPAKNHGEDARLFKAVEALSRFAIGLGINVPTGKDSLSMTQKYPNGQKVMAPGTVIVSAVGEVTDIKKVISPFLAFDFHSTMYYVDFSGCGFELGGSSFAQLLGQPGSHTPMVNDPAYFKKAFNTIQQLISDGMIQAGHDISAGGLITAILEMVFPVNDIGLKLDFSAMPEKDPVRLFFSEKPGVLIQVSDTAAVEKALKGNDILFYRIGQTTEEKKVAIQNGWDLDIDHYRDVWYTTSYYFDRKQSGEKLALERFSNYKKQDLRFDFHKSFKGKAKDYGIEPGRRKTSGIRAAILREKGVNGDREMAYMLHLAGFDVKDVHMTDLITGRETLDDVHFIVYTGGFSNSDVLGSARGWAGAFLYNPRAKETLDRYYAREDTLSLGVCNGCQLMTELGLLYPDHEEQPIMHANDSGKFESAFLNVDIRENNSVLLSSLAGSRLGIWVAHGEGKFEFPYDEDNYCIPIKYTYEEYPGNPNGSDFAAAAVCSNDGRHLAMMPHLERAFLPWQWAYYPEKRTSDEITPWMEAFVNARKWVKENLK